From a region of the Neobacillus niacini genome:
- a CDS encoding LysR family transcriptional regulator, producing MRQLEYFMALCEELHFTKTAEKLRIGQPTLSYQIKALEDELGVRLFNRLGKKITITEAGEILLKHCKIVFTNLKFATEQIEDLRKVKKGKLAIGALSGDLSLIASKVLLEFHAEYPHVQIQFFSIDDPVEKLKHNEIDLALTFMPRPDECFIQIPLYEDDFYLVARTDLAWSERDEIEFCEIQNIPLILNPIGHCFRELFVDGCLSAGFVLHPIIESTDTKAILDLVEDGVGASIISGTLFSLENTAGLKAIKITNPAIIKEVSIVHHKQKYIGTAAKGFIEILVNFINENKALEDSYKETQLSQA from the coding sequence ATGAGACAATTAGAATACTTCATGGCCTTATGTGAAGAGCTGCATTTTACAAAGACGGCTGAAAAACTAAGAATTGGTCAACCTACTTTAAGCTATCAAATTAAAGCGCTAGAGGATGAACTGGGTGTTCGTTTATTTAATCGTTTAGGAAAAAAAATAACGATCACGGAAGCTGGCGAAATCCTCCTTAAACATTGCAAAATAGTGTTCACAAATTTAAAATTTGCCACGGAACAAATAGAGGATCTCCGAAAGGTAAAAAAAGGTAAATTAGCGATAGGGGCACTTTCTGGTGACTTAAGTCTTATAGCCTCCAAGGTTTTGTTAGAGTTTCATGCTGAGTACCCTCACGTTCAGATCCAGTTTTTCTCCATAGATGACCCGGTAGAAAAGCTAAAACATAACGAAATTGATTTGGCTCTAACCTTCATGCCAAGACCAGATGAGTGTTTTATCCAAATTCCTTTATACGAGGATGATTTCTATTTAGTCGCGAGAACGGATCTTGCTTGGTCTGAGAGAGACGAAATCGAGTTTTGTGAGATTCAGAATATTCCGCTAATATTAAATCCAATAGGTCATTGTTTTAGGGAATTATTTGTTGATGGGTGTCTATCTGCGGGGTTTGTCCTCCACCCTATCATTGAATCAACTGATACAAAGGCGATATTGGATCTAGTCGAGGATGGGGTAGGGGCTTCCATTATATCTGGTACGCTCTTTTCGCTGGAAAATACAGCGGGTTTAAAGGCTATCAAAATAACAAATCCAGCTATCATCAAGGAAGTGTCTATTGTCCATCATAAACAAAAATATATTGGAACTGCTGCAAAGGGTTTTATCGAAATATTAGTGAATTTTATAAATGAGAATAAGGCATTAGAGGACAGCTATAAAGAAACACAGTTATCCCAAGCTTGA
- a CDS encoding organic hydroperoxide resistance protein has protein sequence MSLLFTSRATTQGGRQGRVKSDDGIIDLNLVMPSPNNKKEGSNPEQLFAAGYSACFDGALNLIARKNKHKIESSVTAAVSLLKDGVDDGFKIGVVLHAHINGVSQEVGEQLVKEAHEFCPYSKATRGNIEVSLETTVE, from the coding sequence ATGTCATTGCTATTTACATCAAGAGCAACAACACAAGGTGGACGTCAAGGAAGAGTAAAATCAGACGATGGAATCATTGATTTGAATCTTGTTATGCCGTCACCAAACAACAAGAAAGAAGGCTCAAATCCTGAACAACTATTCGCAGCAGGTTACTCAGCTTGTTTCGATGGGGCTTTAAATCTGATTGCCAGAAAAAACAAACACAAAATTGAGTCATCTGTTACAGCGGCAGTAAGTTTATTGAAAGACGGAGTGGACGATGGGTTTAAAATCGGTGTAGTTCTACATGCACATATTAATGGTGTTTCTCAAGAAGTAGGCGAACAATTAGTGAAAGAAGCTCATGAGTTCTGCCCATATTCAAAAGCAACAAGAGGGAACATTGAGGTTTCATTAGAAACAACAGTAGAATAG
- a CDS encoding sigma-70 family RNA polymerase sigma factor: protein MQELYEKYKMLLFKLAYQMTGSVSDAEDVVHDVFLKLYDVPPEKLGEPKAYLCKMVTNRCRDLQKTARKKHEQYFGEWLPEPLLNSEEDTIDSVVRDDQLSYGILVLAQKLTPPERVVFVLRVALSFEYHEIAEIIGKSDINCRKIYSRASAKMGISSEEVVHSEAVSQEIVNYLIKAIKQGKQNQVVSMIKLLYWSQMEVAKYWPLVNQLKHEIMLKRFCLALYVRHQ from the coding sequence ATGCAAGAACTGTACGAAAAATATAAAATGTTGTTGTTTAAACTCGCGTACCAAATGACAGGATCGGTTTCAGACGCGGAAGATGTTGTACATGACGTTTTTTTAAAATTATATGACGTACCGCCGGAGAAGTTGGGTGAACCTAAAGCTTATCTTTGTAAAATGGTAACGAATCGATGTCGGGATTTACAAAAAACAGCTCGCAAGAAGCACGAACAATATTTTGGAGAATGGCTTCCAGAGCCCCTTCTTAATTCTGAAGAAGATACAATTGACTCGGTCGTCCGTGATGATCAATTGTCTTACGGGATACTTGTGCTAGCTCAAAAGCTTACACCTCCGGAACGTGTCGTTTTTGTCCTTCGTGTAGCACTTAGCTTTGAATATCATGAGATAGCAGAAATAATAGGAAAAAGCGATATCAATTGCCGCAAAATATACAGCCGTGCAAGTGCAAAGATGGGGATTAGTTCTGAAGAGGTAGTTCATTCTGAAGCCGTTTCTCAAGAAATAGTTAACTATTTAATAAAAGCAATCAAACAAGGGAAACAAAATCAGGTCGTATCTATGATCAAATTGTTGTACTGGTCTCAAATGGAGGTGGCAAAGTATTGGCCGCTGGTGAATCAATTGAAACACGAGATCATGTTGAAACGTTTCTGTTTGGCCCTGTACGTCAGGCACCAATGA
- a CDS encoding ABC transporter permease subunit yields MEIMWPAFIYSTQILVGALALGFGVAIFFALGSTFLPKVVLRPIKRILDLLESIPDMIVATLLQVLAIAIFKATGITIFEVGSFKEKAYLAPIITLSILPGVSMFKILQLMIEEEFLKVYVTFVKSKGIRKFDILIKHIIKNIMPISFHHMKIIIWGALSSQFIIERIFNVHGLTYFLLDAFKPMMVFVALTLIFTPFYFFFQLIDSWLKEENTLSYETRTRDWSLSSLVVGIKMYIENIVFTIKSINLRKLSPLRPILNVLIAFGTHLKNWKFTVGILFFIVTIGYSIIYSVTTDNHVDQVRLHYAEDGVTLISAMPHAPTKPFFFGSDKLGYSLFDQLVIGAKYTLIFALLIALLRVVGGLLFGVIYAFHLKPRTQNWLGKLIDSIHFLPLSLIAYLLLAPILLPVLDGYGYVFTFTFTERILLEMLILTILVVPLTTVLLGKEIQRVMDNEFIASAKVLGGSRFHLFCRHVFPHIGPRLTILFGQQFIQVLLIFIHLGIFKFFFGGTKLSFDPMAADPPMSITNEWSGLVGEIGRIALSSGQFWYLWILAAFMFAIFAMQLIIQGVKEVQQAKVGVLYKVPKARRKNAPSKTKEVQSFKTRLQKNRTEFLKRRTVVKLIRDWRNQQARLKMLKRKNRSIERFYLLIRSYRKYCFKPKSVWVKLGF; encoded by the coding sequence ATGGAGATTATGTGGCCTGCCTTTATCTATTCGACGCAAATCCTGGTGGGTGCACTCGCATTAGGTTTCGGTGTTGCTATCTTCTTTGCCTTAGGATCAACTTTTTTACCTAAAGTAGTGCTTCGTCCAATTAAAAGAATTCTCGATTTGCTAGAGTCGATTCCGGACATGATTGTAGCTACGCTCTTACAAGTATTGGCGATAGCCATATTCAAAGCAACCGGAATAACGATTTTCGAAGTAGGCAGTTTTAAGGAAAAGGCTTATTTAGCGCCAATTATTACATTGTCCATCCTGCCAGGGGTGTCGATGTTCAAAATATTGCAGCTTATGATTGAGGAAGAATTCTTGAAGGTGTATGTTACCTTTGTAAAAAGCAAAGGAATAAGAAAATTCGACATCTTGATTAAGCATATCATCAAAAACATCATGCCGATTTCGTTTCATCATATGAAAATTATTATTTGGGGAGCACTATCCAGTCAATTTATTATCGAACGGATTTTTAATGTTCACGGACTAACCTACTTCCTGCTAGATGCCTTTAAACCGATGATGGTTTTCGTCGCCCTTACGCTGATTTTTACCCCCTTTTATTTTTTCTTTCAGCTAATTGATTCCTGGCTGAAGGAGGAGAATACACTGTCTTACGAGACAAGAACAAGGGATTGGAGTCTCAGTAGTTTAGTGGTAGGGATAAAGATGTATATAGAAAATATTGTTTTTACGATTAAATCTATCAATCTGCGAAAACTATCGCCATTACGTCCGATTCTCAACGTCCTTATCGCATTCGGGACACACTTGAAAAATTGGAAATTTACAGTGGGAATCTTATTTTTTATTGTCACGATTGGCTACAGCATCATCTATTCGGTTACTACCGATAATCATGTCGATCAAGTCCGCCTCCATTATGCGGAAGACGGCGTAACGCTGATCAGTGCGATGCCGCATGCGCCGACAAAACCATTTTTCTTTGGGTCTGACAAACTTGGTTATAGCCTTTTTGATCAATTAGTCATTGGCGCAAAATATACCTTAATTTTTGCCTTATTAATTGCTTTACTACGTGTGGTCGGCGGACTGCTATTTGGGGTAATTTACGCTTTTCACCTCAAACCACGGACCCAGAATTGGCTTGGCAAGTTAATTGACTCTATTCACTTCCTGCCATTAAGTCTAATAGCCTACCTTCTGTTGGCACCGATCTTACTGCCAGTGCTAGATGGATACGGCTATGTCTTTACCTTTACTTTTACAGAACGAATCCTTTTAGAAATGTTGATTTTAACGATTTTGGTGGTTCCATTAACCACTGTTTTATTAGGAAAAGAGATACAGCGCGTTATGGATAATGAATTCATTGCAAGCGCAAAAGTATTAGGAGGAAGTAGATTCCATTTATTCTGCCGTCATGTTTTCCCGCACATCGGCCCACGATTAACCATCTTGTTTGGGCAGCAGTTTATTCAAGTTCTACTAATCTTTATTCATTTAGGGATTTTCAAATTTTTCTTTGGCGGGACAAAACTCTCCTTTGATCCAATGGCAGCCGATCCGCCAATGTCGATAACCAATGAATGGTCAGGATTAGTAGGTGAAATCGGCCGAATTGCTCTAAGCTCAGGACAATTTTGGTATCTGTGGATTTTAGCTGCCTTTATGTTTGCGATCTTCGCAATGCAGCTGATTATTCAAGGTGTCAAAGAAGTCCAGCAAGCAAAGGTTGGGGTTTTATATAAAGTACCAAAAGCCCGTCGTAAAAATGCTCCTTCAAAAACAAAAGAAGTGCAAAGTTTCAAAACAAGGCTTCAAAAGAATCGAACGGAGTTTTTAAAACGTAGGACTGTGGTAAAGCTCATCCGTGATTGGAGGAATCAGCAGGCTAGATTAAAAATGCTAAAACGTAAAAACCGCTCAATTGAGCGGTTTTATTTACTCATCAGAAGTTATCGTAAATACTGCTTTAAACCCAAATCTGTGTGGGTTAAGTTGGGCTTTTAG